A window of Phyllobacterium sp. T1293 contains these coding sequences:
- a CDS encoding ABC transporter substrate-binding protein has translation MDHAFQKDCLEILADKVERGEISRRRFTQMAAMLLAGAPALLRSNRALAQSKDLVLVNWGGDAMTAYDKAYGQPFAKESGIAVKMDGSGPTEGAITAQFKSGKPSWDLMDVDPFSGITLGKQGMLEPIDYTIVDKNKMRPGFGWDHAASTYFFSYIIAYDSSKFGDQVPTGMADFFDVKKFPGKRSLYKWGSAMWEAALMADGVAPEKLYPLDLKRAHDKLAAFKENVVAYWGGGAESQSVLMDGEASMALIWSTRAQLLEQDSGGNIKFVWDQGLISPGALAVMKNNPGGKDNAMKFIASAQTPERQLQMFELLGQGPANPATDALIPADKKRVNCVDPANMTKQIPLNMEWYAEHYASAFDEYTKVISA, from the coding sequence ATGGATCACGCATTTCAAAAAGACTGTCTGGAAATACTGGCCGACAAGGTGGAACGAGGCGAGATAAGCCGCCGCCGCTTCACCCAGATGGCCGCCATGCTGCTTGCAGGCGCGCCTGCCCTGCTGCGCTCCAACCGCGCTTTGGCCCAATCAAAAGATCTGGTTCTGGTCAATTGGGGCGGCGATGCCATGACCGCCTATGACAAGGCCTACGGTCAGCCATTCGCCAAGGAGAGCGGTATCGCCGTGAAGATGGATGGTTCCGGCCCAACGGAAGGCGCTATTACCGCGCAGTTCAAGAGCGGCAAGCCCAGCTGGGACCTGATGGATGTCGATCCCTTCTCCGGTATTACATTGGGCAAACAGGGCATGCTCGAGCCTATCGATTATACTATTGTTGACAAAAACAAGATGCGCCCCGGCTTTGGCTGGGATCACGCGGCTTCCACCTATTTCTTCTCCTATATCATTGCCTATGATTCATCGAAATTCGGCGATCAGGTGCCAACGGGCATGGCGGATTTTTTTGACGTAAAGAAATTTCCCGGCAAACGCTCGCTCTACAAATGGGGCTCGGCCATGTGGGAAGCCGCATTGATGGCCGATGGTGTCGCTCCGGAAAAGCTCTATCCGCTCGATCTGAAGCGCGCCCATGACAAGCTCGCGGCGTTCAAGGAAAACGTTGTCGCCTATTGGGGTGGCGGTGCGGAAAGCCAGTCTGTTCTCATGGATGGCGAAGCTTCCATGGCGCTGATTTGGTCAACGCGTGCGCAACTGCTTGAACAGGATTCCGGCGGCAATATCAAATTTGTCTGGGATCAGGGGCTGATTTCCCCCGGCGCACTGGCTGTGATGAAGAACAATCCCGGCGGCAAGGACAATGCAATGAAGTTCATTGCCAGTGCCCAGACGCCCGAACGGCAATTGCAGATGTTCGAACTGCTCGGACAAGGCCCCGCCAATCCGGCCACCGATGCACTCATTCCGGCGGATAAGAAACGGGTCAATTGCGTTGATCCAGCCAATATGACCAAGCAAATCCCGCTCAATATGGAATGGTATGCGGAGCACTATGCCTCGGCTTTTGATGAGTACACGAAGGTCATCTCGGCGTGA
- a CDS encoding ABC transporter permease, which yields MTGKSVLPRTILLLAPLLLFLGLAYVVPFLGVIRWSVTLPEPGLGQYHAVLTDPLVQSVFIRTLRICLFVTVAALVMAYAIAYVWVRGTPAQRMLAEFCILVPFWISVLTRAFGWLALLSNRGLINTWLQAAGVISEPLALARNEFGVIIGMTHFLIPFAVFPIASAMRSIDERVLLAARGMGASRSRIFWSVFVPLTYGGLIGAALIVFVFALGFFVTPAILGGGRSVMVAELVYLRIFQSPDWGLGAAISVVLVVFIGVLLALMRRFIKPAHLVG from the coding sequence ATGACCGGAAAGTCGGTTTTACCCAGAACGATATTGCTGCTTGCGCCGCTGCTGCTGTTTCTCGGGCTTGCTTATGTCGTGCCGTTTCTCGGGGTCATCAGATGGAGCGTGACACTGCCGGAACCGGGGCTCGGGCAATATCATGCAGTGCTCACCGATCCTCTGGTCCAATCTGTCTTTATCCGCACCTTGCGTATCTGCCTGTTCGTCACGGTCGCGGCGCTCGTCATGGCCTATGCCATTGCCTATGTCTGGGTGCGCGGAACACCGGCACAGCGCATGCTGGCGGAATTCTGCATTCTCGTGCCATTCTGGATTTCGGTGCTGACGCGGGCTTTCGGCTGGCTCGCGCTCCTTTCCAATCGCGGCCTGATCAATACGTGGCTACAGGCGGCCGGTGTCATCAGCGAGCCGCTGGCGCTTGCCCGCAATGAATTCGGTGTCATCATCGGCATGACGCATTTTCTCATTCCCTTTGCTGTTTTTCCCATAGCATCCGCCATGCGCAGCATTGATGAGCGCGTGCTTCTGGCCGCCCGCGGCATGGGTGCCTCGCGCAGCCGCATTTTCTGGAGCGTGTTTGTGCCCCTCACCTATGGCGGACTGATCGGCGCGGCGCTGATTGTGTTTGTTTTCGCGCTGGGCTTCTTTGTTACTCCGGCCATTCTCGGCGGCGGGCGCAGCGTCATGGTGGCGGAGCTTGTTTATCTCAGGATTTTCCAGAGCCCGGACTGGGGTCTTGGGGCGGCGATCAGCGTCGTGCTTGTGGTCTTCATCGGTGTCCTGCTCGCCCTGATGCGGCGTTTCATCAAACCTGCGCATCTGGTGGGCTGA
- a CDS encoding ABC transporter permease, with the protein MQSSRPGPVLLIIATAVALFLLMPLLAVVPVSFTPQRFLSMPNGVLSLRHYQALIDNPAWGQSVLLSLRIGILSSAIATVLATMFGLGIWMFQPRFSALLIGFVLLPLIVPPVVSAMTLYFLMTTLSAFNSFIGYDTWIGVALAHAVMITPFAVVLILVALFQVDRRIDLAARGLGANLTTRAFRIIIPNIKFGIATAALLSFVLSWEEIGVTLFITSVNAITLPRLMWMGLRDNIDPAIAAISVLLIIVTAVILALRIFIERRGASETK; encoded by the coding sequence ATGCAGTCATCACGCCCCGGTCCCGTCCTGCTTATTATCGCCACAGCCGTCGCGCTGTTCCTGCTGATGCCGCTTCTGGCTGTCGTGCCCGTATCGTTCACGCCGCAGCGGTTTTTGTCGATGCCAAATGGCGTGCTGTCACTGCGGCATTATCAGGCGCTCATCGATAATCCCGCTTGGGGGCAAAGCGTCCTGCTCAGCCTGCGGATTGGCATTCTCTCCAGCGCCATCGCAACGGTGCTGGCCACCATGTTCGGGCTTGGCATCTGGATGTTTCAGCCGCGCTTTTCCGCGCTGCTGATCGGCTTTGTTCTCCTACCGCTGATCGTGCCGCCCGTGGTATCAGCCATGACGCTGTATTTCCTGATGACCACCCTTTCCGCCTTCAACAGCTTTATCGGTTATGACACATGGATCGGTGTTGCCCTCGCCCATGCGGTGATGATCACACCCTTTGCCGTGGTTCTTATTCTGGTGGCGCTGTTTCAGGTGGACCGACGCATTGACCTTGCCGCGCGCGGCCTTGGTGCAAACCTTACCACCCGTGCCTTTCGCATCATCATTCCCAACATCAAGTTCGGCATTGCCACCGCCGCGCTGCTTTCCTTTGTGTTGTCGTGGGAAGAGATCGGCGTCACCCTGTTTATCACCAGCGTCAACGCCATTACTCTGCCGCGTCTGATGTGGATGGGCCTGCGCGACAATATTGATCCTGCCATCGCCGCTATTTCCGTGCTTCTGATCATCGTGACCGCCGTCATCCTGGCTTTAAGGATTTTCATCGAACGGCGCGGGGCATCGGAGACGAAATGA
- a CDS encoding FAD-binding oxidoreductase, whose protein sequence is MTADDILAALETITGAGGIKTGEALRAIHPGSDEHNLNADLMVIPRTTDQVVEILKFCNQNAISVVPHGGRTGLAGGAVSAKGEIILSLAALNRIESVQAAAGTAIVQCGVTLQALQEEAAKVKLTTGIDIPSRGSATIGGMISTNAGGMEAFRQGVMRQRVLGLEVVLPDGSIMSDLAQVTKSNEGYDLKQLFIGAEGTLGIVTRAVIKLAPVDAFTATALVACETADKAVSLFQALRHNRSVTLLRTEFMGERYFRVAVEALGPASLAAFTEAPVYLIVETEGLDQQSAQSALEDALAMATENDLMLDAIIAQSGKERNDIWNIREDSNVITRAHPHGYWFDISVPLQHLDAYIRQFDTGVAALGPDVKGFAFGHLGDGNLHICVAGENGNPDKDAVKSVVYANLREMGGSFSAEHGIGLEKKPELHALVDPVKLSLMRAIKRIIDPCNIMNPGKVVDVP, encoded by the coding sequence ATGACAGCAGATGATATTCTGGCCGCGCTTGAAACTATTACTGGCGCTGGAGGCATCAAAACCGGCGAGGCCTTGCGGGCAATTCATCCCGGTTCCGATGAGCATAATCTCAATGCCGATCTGATGGTCATCCCGCGCACAACGGATCAGGTTGTAGAAATCCTAAAATTTTGCAACCAAAACGCGATATCGGTTGTACCTCATGGCGGACGTACCGGCCTTGCCGGAGGTGCTGTTTCGGCTAAAGGCGAAATTATCCTCTCGCTGGCCGCGCTCAACCGCATTGAATCCGTTCAAGCGGCGGCAGGAACTGCCATTGTCCAATGCGGCGTCACACTACAAGCCTTGCAGGAAGAAGCTGCCAAGGTGAAGCTGACCACGGGCATTGATATTCCCTCACGCGGCAGTGCCACCATCGGCGGCATGATTTCCACCAACGCAGGCGGCATGGAGGCCTTTCGGCAGGGTGTCATGCGCCAGCGGGTGCTGGGGCTTGAGGTGGTTCTGCCCGATGGCTCCATCATGAGCGACCTTGCACAAGTGACGAAGAGCAATGAGGGTTATGATCTGAAACAGCTCTTTATCGGGGCGGAAGGCACGCTCGGCATTGTCACCCGCGCCGTTATCAAGCTCGCTCCGGTTGATGCGTTCACCGCGACGGCGCTCGTCGCCTGCGAAACCGCCGACAAAGCCGTCTCGCTGTTTCAGGCCCTCCGGCACAACCGTTCGGTCACTCTTTTACGTACCGAGTTCATGGGTGAGCGCTATTTCCGCGTTGCCGTTGAAGCGCTTGGGCCAGCATCGCTCGCGGCGTTCACCGAGGCACCTGTTTATCTCATTGTCGAGACGGAAGGACTTGACCAACAGAGCGCGCAATCAGCCTTGGAAGACGCGCTGGCTATGGCTACCGAAAACGATCTGATGCTCGATGCAATCATTGCCCAGAGCGGCAAGGAGCGAAACGACATCTGGAATATCCGCGAAGACAGCAATGTCATCACCCGCGCTCATCCACATGGCTACTGGTTCGATATTTCCGTGCCGTTGCAGCATCTTGACGCCTATATCAGGCAGTTTGACACGGGTGTTGCCGCACTTGGTCCCGATGTAAAAGGCTTTGCCTTTGGTCATCTCGGTGATGGCAACCTGCACATCTGTGTCGCCGGGGAGAACGGCAATCCTGACAAGGACGCGGTTAAATCGGTCGTCTATGCCAATCTGCGTGAGATGGGTGGCTCCTTCTCCGCCGAGCATGGAATTGGCCTTGAAAAGAAGCCGGAACTGCACGCGCTTGTTGATCCGGTAAAGCTTTCGTTGATGCGGGCAATCAAACGGATAATCGATCCATGCAACATCATGAATCCGGGGAAAGTTGTTGATGTGCCTTGA
- a CDS encoding ABC transporter substrate-binding protein: MKTLLMSGVMAFTLLGAAGAASAAECGDVTIASMNWQSAEVLANLDKIILNQGYGCNADIVQGDTIPTLTSMTEKGQPDIAPEGWVDFMRDILDKAVADGKLVYTGKSLSDGGVQGWWIPKYLADAHPDIKTIDDALKHPELFPAPEDASKGAVFNGPPGWGGTLATTQFFKAYDAEKQGFTLVDTGSAAGLDGSLAKAYERKQGWVGYYWEPTALLGKYQMVKLDHGVPFDAKEWKRCNTVADCADPKKNAWELAEVDTVVTKKFSERSGPVMDYLKARSWSNKTVNELLAWMTDNQATGEDGAKYFLKNHEDIWTKWVSADVATKVKASLK; encoded by the coding sequence ATGAAGACATTATTGATGAGCGGCGTCATGGCATTCACCCTGCTGGGTGCGGCAGGTGCTGCTTCAGCCGCCGAATGCGGCGATGTGACGATTGCCAGCATGAACTGGCAGTCGGCGGAGGTACTCGCCAATCTCGACAAGATCATTCTCAATCAGGGTTATGGCTGCAATGCCGATATTGTTCAGGGTGATACGATCCCGACGCTGACCTCCATGACCGAAAAGGGCCAGCCTGATATCGCCCCTGAAGGCTGGGTGGATTTCATGCGTGATATCCTCGACAAGGCGGTGGCAGACGGCAAGCTTGTTTATACGGGCAAATCGCTGTCAGATGGTGGTGTTCAGGGCTGGTGGATACCAAAATATCTCGCCGACGCCCATCCTGATATCAAAACCATTGACGATGCGCTGAAACATCCGGAACTGTTCCCGGCGCCGGAAGATGCATCCAAGGGCGCTGTCTTCAACGGTCCTCCCGGCTGGGGCGGCACATTGGCGACGACCCAGTTCTTCAAAGCTTATGACGCGGAAAAACAGGGCTTTACGCTGGTTGATACGGGTTCGGCTGCCGGGCTCGATGGTTCTCTCGCCAAAGCCTATGAACGCAAACAGGGCTGGGTTGGTTACTATTGGGAACCGACTGCACTTCTCGGCAAATACCAGATGGTCAAGCTCGACCATGGCGTGCCTTTTGACGCCAAGGAGTGGAAGCGCTGCAACACTGTCGCCGATTGCGCAGACCCGAAGAAGAATGCATGGGAACTGGCCGAAGTCGATACGGTTGTCACCAAGAAGTTCAGTGAGCGCTCCGGTCCTGTGATGGATTACCTGAAGGCTCGTTCGTGGTCCAACAAGACAGTCAACGAACTTCTGGCGTGGATGACTGATAATCAGGCCACCGGCGAAGATGGCGCGAAATATTTCCTCAAGAACCACGAGGATATCTGGACCAAATGGGTCAGCGCCGATGTCGCAACGAAGGTAAAAGCTTCGTTGAAGTGA
- a CDS encoding NADH:flavin oxidoreductase — translation MSSHDDPLLQPYQLKHLRLKNRLMSTSHEPAYSEDGMPKTRYRLYHAEKAKGGLALTMTAGSAVVSRESPPAFGNLHAYKDEIVPWLRELADDCHENGAAVMIQLTHLGRRTSWNKADWLPVVSASPVREPAHRAFPKEAEDWDIERIIADYAAAAQRMQAAGLDGIEFEAYGHLMDGFWSPATNRRDDEYGGSLDNRLRFTWAVIDAVRRSVGPDFIVGIRMVADEDWEQGLSRQEGVEIARRLAASGKFDFLNIIRGHIDTDAALNGVIPIQGMRSSPHLDFAGEVRQETKFPVFHAARIADVATARHAIAEGKLDMVGMTRAHIADPHIVRKIEAGEEHRIRPCVGATYCLDRIYEGGEALCIHNAATGREGTMPHTIAKAKDSRNVVVVGAGPAGLEVARVAAEGGHSVTVLEASDQAGGQVRLAAQNPRRREMIGIVDWRLEELERLGVSMRYNVWAESSDVLGLAPDVVVIATGGLPQNPPLQAGDELVTSSWDILAGAVKPGENILLYDDNGGHQGMSAAEMIARSGSKLELVSPERFFAPEMGGMNHVPYMRTFQQHGVQVTINTRLVSVTRNGNQLVAVLGSDFDPEYREERLVDQVVVEHGTLPIDDLYRELKPLSRNGGAVDYDRLVNGGAIFPQRQVDRQFDLLRIGDAVHARNIHAAIYDGLRYAIRF, via the coding sequence TTGTCCTCACATGACGATCCGCTTCTGCAGCCCTATCAGCTTAAACATCTGAGGCTGAAAAACCGCCTGATGTCGACCAGTCACGAGCCGGCTTATTCGGAAGATGGAATGCCGAAAACGCGCTACCGACTCTATCATGCGGAGAAAGCAAAAGGCGGTCTTGCCCTGACGATGACGGCGGGATCGGCTGTTGTTTCTCGGGAATCTCCTCCGGCATTCGGCAATCTTCATGCTTATAAGGACGAGATCGTGCCGTGGCTGCGTGAGCTTGCCGACGATTGTCATGAAAACGGCGCCGCCGTTATGATCCAGCTGACACATCTTGGCCGCCGCACCAGTTGGAACAAGGCCGACTGGCTGCCTGTCGTCTCCGCATCTCCGGTGCGCGAACCCGCCCACCGGGCTTTTCCGAAAGAAGCGGAGGATTGGGATATCGAGCGGATCATTGCCGATTATGCAGCGGCGGCGCAGCGCATGCAGGCTGCCGGGCTCGATGGCATCGAGTTCGAAGCTTATGGTCATCTGATGGACGGGTTCTGGTCGCCCGCCACCAACCGGCGTGACGATGAATATGGCGGTTCGCTTGATAATCGCCTGCGTTTTACCTGGGCTGTGATTGATGCGGTGCGCCGGTCCGTTGGGCCGGATTTTATCGTCGGTATCCGCATGGTGGCTGATGAGGACTGGGAGCAGGGGTTGTCGCGGCAGGAAGGCGTGGAGATTGCACGGCGTCTTGCAGCATCGGGCAAGTTCGATTTCCTCAACATTATTCGCGGCCATATCGATACGGACGCGGCGCTCAACGGCGTTATTCCCATTCAGGGCATGCGGTCTTCGCCGCATCTCGATTTTGCCGGTGAGGTCAGGCAGGAAACAAAGTTTCCGGTTTTCCATGCGGCGCGCATTGCCGATGTTGCCACCGCGCGCCATGCCATTGCCGAGGGGAAGCTCGACATGGTGGGGATGACCCGGGCGCATATTGCCGATCCGCATATTGTCCGCAAGATTGAGGCAGGCGAAGAACATCGTATCCGGCCATGCGTCGGCGCAACCTATTGTCTTGACCGCATTTATGAGGGCGGAGAGGCGCTATGCATCCACAACGCGGCAACGGGCCGTGAAGGCACCATGCCCCACACCATTGCCAAGGCCAAAGACAGTCGCAATGTCGTTGTTGTTGGCGCAGGACCCGCAGGGCTGGAAGTGGCGCGCGTTGCGGCAGAAGGCGGCCATAGCGTTACGGTGCTTGAAGCGTCGGATCAGGCGGGTGGGCAGGTCAGGCTTGCGGCGCAGAATCCGCGGCGCAGGGAGATGATCGGCATTGTCGACTGGCGCCTTGAGGAACTGGAGCGGCTTGGTGTGTCCATGCGCTACAATGTCTGGGCGGAAAGTTCTGATGTCCTTGGTCTTGCTCCAGACGTGGTGGTGATTGCCACCGGCGGCTTGCCGCAAAATCCGCCGCTGCAGGCGGGTGATGAACTGGTGACATCAAGCTGGGATATTCTGGCTGGCGCGGTAAAGCCCGGCGAAAATATCCTGCTTTACGACGATAATGGCGGGCATCAGGGCATGAGCGCAGCGGAGATGATCGCACGCTCAGGTTCAAAACTTGAACTTGTCAGCCCGGAGCGATTCTTTGCGCCTGAAATGGGTGGCATGAACCATGTGCCCTATATGCGGACCTTCCAGCAACATGGTGTGCAGGTGACAATAAACACGCGGCTGGTGAGCGTTACCCGCAATGGCAATCAGCTTGTCGCTGTTCTGGGTTCTGATTTTGATCCTGAATATCGCGAGGAGCGTCTGGTGGATCAGGTGGTAGTCGAACACGGCACTTTGCCGATTGATGATCTCTACCGTGAATTAAAACCACTTTCACGCAATGGCGGCGCGGTGGATTATGATCGTCTGGTCAATGGCGGTGCCATTTTTCCGCAGCGGCAGGTTGATAGGCAATTCGATCTGTTGCGCATTGGCGATGCCGTTCATGCCCGCAATATCCATGCAGCGATCTATGATGGTTTGCGTTACGCGATCAGGTTCTGA
- a CDS encoding GNAT family N-acetyltransferase: MISEITCPENKSTLCTEIMSGLPEWFEEPAGISACAKLVMDLPVLASVEQNICNGFIALKYHPPAAAEIFVIATRKQCHGQGIGRSLLRAAEEHARQSGCSLLTVKTLAPRGKHEPHLDDTRAFYDRNGFLKAEVFPTLWAEGHPCLFMVKPLN, translated from the coding sequence ATGATCAGTGAAATTACCTGCCCCGAAAACAAGAGCACCCTTTGCACCGAGATCATGAGCGGATTGCCGGAATGGTTCGAAGAACCGGCGGGTATCAGCGCGTGCGCCAAGCTGGTAATGGACCTGCCCGTACTGGCAAGCGTGGAGCAAAATATCTGCAACGGCTTTATTGCCCTGAAATATCACCCGCCGGCAGCCGCAGAAATCTTTGTCATTGCAACGCGCAAACAATGCCATGGCCAGGGAATCGGTCGTTCCCTGCTACGAGCAGCCGAGGAGCATGCCCGGCAATCCGGCTGCTCTTTGCTCACGGTCAAAACCCTCGCGCCACGCGGCAAGCATGAACCGCACCTCGACGATACGCGCGCATTCTACGACAGGAACGGCTTTCTCAAAGCGGAGGTCTTCCCTACATTATGGGCTGAAGGACATCCTTGCCTCTTTATGGTGAAACCTCTGAACTAA
- a CDS encoding ABC transporter permease, whose translation MTIANSQKITAWEDITGAIGNFRLAALLGWQDVAQRYRRSSVGAFWLTINMGVLIAALGLVFGTIFRSPMSEFLPFICIGLIMWGYYSQLINEGCVSFISNTETMLQLPLPFFTYVLRTWWRNSIILFHNIIIFPIVLLIFGKFMGWTSLLVIPAFFLVSLNFLWMMVILAVICTRYRDLTQIIQNIMQVGMYVTPIMWQPHQLPPDKSVYMLDINPFYHLISVIREPLLGGMGTPLNWYVVIGMAIVGWIVALLFLNRYRSRITYWL comes from the coding sequence ATGACAATAGCCAATTCGCAAAAAATCACTGCGTGGGAAGATATCACCGGTGCCATCGGCAATTTTCGCCTCGCCGCACTTCTGGGTTGGCAAGACGTGGCCCAGCGTTATCGCCGTTCGAGCGTCGGTGCTTTCTGGCTGACGATCAATATGGGCGTCCTGATTGCGGCTCTGGGACTGGTGTTCGGCACTATCTTCCGCTCTCCCATGTCCGAATTTCTGCCATTCATCTGCATTGGCCTGATCATGTGGGGTTACTACTCTCAGTTGATCAATGAAGGCTGCGTGAGTTTCATCTCCAATACCGAAACCATGCTGCAGCTACCCTTGCCTTTCTTTACCTATGTCCTGCGGACGTGGTGGCGAAACTCGATCATTCTTTTTCACAACATCATCATTTTTCCCATCGTGCTGCTGATATTCGGGAAATTTATGGGATGGACTTCCCTGCTGGTAATACCTGCATTCTTCCTCGTATCGCTCAATTTCCTATGGATGATGGTCATCCTCGCCGTGATTTGCACGCGATACCGCGATCTGACACAGATCATTCAGAATATCATGCAGGTTGGAATGTATGTCACGCCGATCATGTGGCAGCCACACCAATTGCCGCCTGATAAGTCAGTTTACATGCTAGACATCAATCCCTTCTATCACCTGATCAGTGTCATCAGGGAACCGTTGCTGGGTGGAATGGGCACTCCACTGAATTGGTACGTGGTTATCGGTATGGCAATCGTCGGCTGGATTGTCGCGCTGCTTTTTCTGAACCGTTATCGTTCACGCATCACCTATTGGCTGTAA
- a CDS encoding ABC transporter ATP-binding protein, producing the protein MTSMILEDVTVDFPIYNAKSRSLKNQVMSLATGGTIGSNSEGHVVIRGLESINLTLNDGERLGLIGHNGSGKTTLLRVMSGVYYPSSGRIAINGKCTSLINISLGIDSEATGRENIGIRGALLGFTKREMAAKQAEIEEFSELGNFLDMPVRTYSTGMQLRLAFSISTVIQPEILIMDEWLAAGDESFQNKANERLHDLVNKTKILIIASHSKALLVKNCTRIVWLEHGKIKMDGDAQTVADAYFHD; encoded by the coding sequence ATGACCTCAATGATTCTCGAAGACGTCACAGTCGATTTCCCGATCTATAATGCGAAAAGCCGTTCCCTCAAGAACCAGGTGATGAGTCTGGCGACAGGCGGCACCATTGGTTCAAATTCTGAAGGCCACGTGGTTATTCGTGGTCTCGAATCCATCAATTTGACCCTTAATGATGGTGAACGGCTGGGCCTGATCGGGCATAATGGCTCCGGCAAAACCACGTTGCTGCGCGTCATGAGCGGCGTTTACTATCCTTCCAGCGGGCGTATCGCGATCAATGGAAAATGCACCTCGCTGATCAATATTTCACTTGGTATTGACTCAGAGGCGACCGGCCGAGAGAACATCGGCATCCGCGGTGCATTGCTTGGTTTCACCAAACGCGAGATGGCTGCCAAGCAGGCTGAAATTGAAGAATTCTCTGAACTCGGCAACTTCCTGGATATGCCGGTGAGAACTTACTCAACAGGTATGCAACTTAGGCTGGCATTTTCGATTTCAACAGTCATCCAGCCTGAAATCCTCATCATGGATGAATGGCTTGCTGCCGGTGACGAGAGCTTTCAGAACAAGGCAAACGAACGACTGCACGACCTTGTTAACAAGACCAAGATTTTGATTATTGCGAGCCATTCGAAGGCGCTTTTGGTCAAGAACTGCACCCGTATTGTTTGGCTGGAGCACGGCAAAATCAAAATGGACGGAGATGCACAAACTGTCGCGGATGCTTATTTCCATGACTAA